From a region of the Mercurialis annua linkage group LG1-X, ddMerAnnu1.2, whole genome shotgun sequence genome:
- the LOC126665716 gene encoding fructose-1,6-bisphosphatase, cytosolic isoform X1, whose product MDHAADAYRTDLMTITRHALNEQSRHPDSRGDFTILLNHIVLGCKFVCSAVNKAGLAKLIGLAGETNVQGEEQKKLDVLSNEVFIKALVSSGRTSILVSEEDEEATFVETSKRGKYCVVFDPLDGSSNIDCGVSIGTIFGIYMVKDGTEPTLDDVLQPGKNMVAAGYCMYGSSCMFVLSTGNGVNGFTLDPSLGEFILTHPDIKIPKKGKIYSVNEGNAKHWDGPTAKYVENCKFPKDGSSPKSLRYVGSMVADVHRTFLYGGIFLYPGDKKSPSGKLRVLYEVFPMSFLVEEAGGQAFTGQQRALDLEPKNIHERSPIFLGSTEDVEEIKALYAAEQKSA is encoded by the exons ATGGATCACGCAGCGGACGCGTATCGGACTGATTTGATGACCATAACGAGACACGCGTTGAATGAGCAATCGAGGCATCCTGATTCGCGCGGTGATTTCACTATTTTGCTTAATCATATTGTTCTTGGTTGCAAATTCGTTTGCTCTGCTGTTAACAAG GCTGGTCTTGCCAAGCTTATTGGACTTGCTGGGGAGACAAATGTTCAG GGTGAGGAGCAAAAGAAATTGGATGTGCTTTCTAATGAAGTATTTATCAAGGCTTTAGTAAGCAGTGGCAGAACT AGCATTCTTGTCtcggaagaagatgaagaagcaACATTTGTTGAAACTTCCAAGCGCGGAAA GTACTGTGTTGTTTTCGATCCCTTGGATGGTTCCTCTAACATCGATTGTGGTGTTTCCATTGGAACA ATTTTTGGAATTTACATGGTGAAAGATGGCACTGAACCGACTCTAGATGATGTCTTGCAACCTGGGAAAAATATGGTTGCTGCTGGCTATTGCATGTATGGAAGCTCTTGCATG TTTGTGTTGAGCACTGGAAACGGTGTTAATGGCTTCACTCTTGATCCATCCCTTGGAGAGTTCATTCTTACTCACCCTGATATTAAG ATTCCAAAAAAGGGAAAGATTTATTCAGTAAATGAAGGAAATGCTAAGCACTGGGATGGTCCAACAGCCAA GTATGTAGAAAATTGCAAGTTCCCGAAGGATGGTTCTTCGCCAAAGTCTCTAAGATATGTTGGAAG CATGGTAGCTGATGTCCATCGCACATTCCTTTACGGAGGGATATTTTTGTACCCTGGTGATAAGAAGAGCCCTAGTGGTAAACTGCG TGTTTTGTATGAAGTCTTCCCAATGTCGTTTTTGGTGGAAGAAGCAGGAGGCCAGGCCTTTACCGGCCAGCAACGG GCACTCGACTTGGAACCAAAGAATATACACGAGAGATCTCCCATATTTCTCGGAAGCACTGAAGATGTTGAGGAAATCAAAGCGCTTTACGCTGCGGAACAGAAAAGCGCCTGA
- the LOC126665716 gene encoding fructose-1,6-bisphosphatase, cytosolic isoform X2, which produces MDHAADAYRTDLMTITRHALNEQSRHPDSRGDFTILLNHIVLGCKFVCSAVNKAGLAKLIGLAGETNVQGEEQKKLDVLSNEVFIKALVSSGRTSILVSEEDEEATFVETSKRGKYCVVFDPLDGSSNIDCGVSIGTIFGIYMVKDGTEPTLDDVLQPGKNMVAAGYCMYGSSCMFVLSTGNGVNGFTLDPSLGEFILTHPDIKIPKKGKIYSVNEGNAKHWDGPTANMVADVHRTFLYGGIFLYPGDKKSPSGKLRVLYEVFPMSFLVEEAGGQAFTGQQRALDLEPKNIHERSPIFLGSTEDVEEIKALYAAEQKSA; this is translated from the exons ATGGATCACGCAGCGGACGCGTATCGGACTGATTTGATGACCATAACGAGACACGCGTTGAATGAGCAATCGAGGCATCCTGATTCGCGCGGTGATTTCACTATTTTGCTTAATCATATTGTTCTTGGTTGCAAATTCGTTTGCTCTGCTGTTAACAAG GCTGGTCTTGCCAAGCTTATTGGACTTGCTGGGGAGACAAATGTTCAG GGTGAGGAGCAAAAGAAATTGGATGTGCTTTCTAATGAAGTATTTATCAAGGCTTTAGTAAGCAGTGGCAGAACT AGCATTCTTGTCtcggaagaagatgaagaagcaACATTTGTTGAAACTTCCAAGCGCGGAAA GTACTGTGTTGTTTTCGATCCCTTGGATGGTTCCTCTAACATCGATTGTGGTGTTTCCATTGGAACA ATTTTTGGAATTTACATGGTGAAAGATGGCACTGAACCGACTCTAGATGATGTCTTGCAACCTGGGAAAAATATGGTTGCTGCTGGCTATTGCATGTATGGAAGCTCTTGCATG TTTGTGTTGAGCACTGGAAACGGTGTTAATGGCTTCACTCTTGATCCATCCCTTGGAGAGTTCATTCTTACTCACCCTGATATTAAG ATTCCAAAAAAGGGAAAGATTTATTCAGTAAATGAAGGAAATGCTAAGCACTGGGATGGTCCAACAGCCAA CATGGTAGCTGATGTCCATCGCACATTCCTTTACGGAGGGATATTTTTGTACCCTGGTGATAAGAAGAGCCCTAGTGGTAAACTGCG TGTTTTGTATGAAGTCTTCCCAATGTCGTTTTTGGTGGAAGAAGCAGGAGGCCAGGCCTTTACCGGCCAGCAACGG GCACTCGACTTGGAACCAAAGAATATACACGAGAGATCTCCCATATTTCTCGGAAGCACTGAAGATGTTGAGGAAATCAAAGCGCTTTACGCTGCGGAACAGAAAAGCGCCTGA